The genomic region AAGAGTAGATATTATAGATTCCACCCAAACAGCGCTTAAAGAAATGGCTGCCCTGGGCGCGCCGCACGGAACAGTTATCGTGGCAGAACAGCAAACCGCGGGAAGGGGCCAGTTTGAAAGAACATGGAATTCGCAAAAAGGCGGTTTGTTTTTCAGCGCTTTATTAAGGCCTTCAAAAAAGATTTCCCAAACTTCGGCGTTAACTATAAAAACGGCGGGCGCTGTTGTTGAAACTTTATCCGAAATATACGGCATCAAATCTAAAATAAAAAAACCTAATGATGTGCTTTCTTATGACAAAAACAAAAAAGAATATTTAAAAATTTGCGGCATTTTAACTGAAGGTTCAGTTACTGAAATTTCCTGCGATTGGATTGTTTTAGGCGTGGGAATAAATTTAAATAACAATTTAGATAAAAAGTTGACTGCCACGAGCGT from Elusimicrobium minutum Pei191 harbors:
- a CDS encoding biotin--[acetyl-CoA-carboxylase] ligase; the protein is MIKQIIRVDIIDSTQTALKEMAALGAPHGTVIVAEQQTAGRGQFERTWNSQKGGLFFSALLRPSKKISQTSALTIKTAGAVVETLSEIYGIKSKIKKPNDVLSYDKNKKEYLKICGILTEGSVTEISCDWIVLGVGINLNNNLDKKLTATSVKKLLGREADMREFENNLFNKLSQRYAQWLLSTED